From Euwallacea similis isolate ESF13 chromosome 11, ESF131.1, whole genome shotgun sequence, the proteins below share one genomic window:
- the LOC136411951 gene encoding probable helicase senataxin isoform X1 → MEIIVQVLAMMGTKWYLEQIETGTIIDIDMSENMVGRNANAKVCLPNNKVSRLHANFVVNFEGSLCIQDLKSVNGTFVNGMQIAVYSLHQINAGDIVSFGLDSLNTVECSKDKVCFFKVVQKLSVQAPLTDSIADIQDRINECLPWPVNAKGPQSSSVIDLSSDTSSTKSVEIIDISNICPTKLGISEASSVPEPSRSPAVVSVPNNCKQAQALDAHGRLLKLRSLNRRLTVECDSLKQIELVVSEPSKELQESSNDFKSLPWNLDKEVSNVSTSPPKAPITPSSKQNKTKKDAIPIDNHGGFSTLRDNSVIIEIPEANEDEDMDFSCSQIFHLSQMVKPEVPDEAYQRIKIELAEMDYFNDPVVVNLEKLDNSGFENTQEVFECLEDRAKTIEEPHSSTDNLLKTLKSVEVSASTKKKYCKLPIVEPHRMTRTKRSPKKKSLRTCEKGPIKRKSSMETPVEKKRVKNTTINPLSYTPKDILAELKRRHSASPDVGKVEKETIKEKRRKRLKELSSNGKLPDTEGAKTEKPPQEVEVNREKGKRRISGQPTVKTVLGMELDVRKSAQSIRRSSLNKTRTRSSSRSEAFMQTAKKYADKVLPTEPESKCLTKSRRTGYRQDNLGEQSSSTKSEQTKEKKNLNAEAERGEVIGKTRRTGEPSCSTFKHSSELTRGKCVNNVDVYDEDKLGKGPEKIQLRKKSICEIKKSSAEIKSSENLEASTVSRRKSGGLDVESSTTSIKQRLSSTHVTSSSSHSENSSSTDADRRKIVKEDAVGPPRSSKRLRGCSEKQIVALENDPPENLLGKEHRIFTPSKNISSTVISTFKGKSILNKPAIELSSFPSSRRQSVAMKNDPPEKSLVGVTSRKKNVEMGIPSQASSETKNVNCQQKYSGNSACQSISHERNAISSKLVSERPRMNSISAKALPTNNDYEGKSDRSGSLTAFAKNFKSSSDNNGQLILFNSANQLVPSFQQNSYNLRRTKSSDAIEFSGNQCKDQSKMQSSIQRSTAMHSSCSSNIPSAHNLNVDPRVHRQRHQCSGYLNNRREEANMRLMWTNGGPARKPISRLPLISVDDVTTKMVHWWPNWLLEQVNNDHSPPINNPPAEKIPLKFRDSNQYYDMFSKLVLLETWQYCFKGFRESVENYFREPTKVKIEHVRVVNGCLLLDCGYYISREQVKRGNYYKTDDFVMLEMVVTDRKNSYASLNFALVQKSRKTLLKNETMIYIKLGDLCRGEPHAKVEFTMMTRYQPDKEINLKKVPIIKLVGNVRSYLMLIRAIKDIMHSPLCSMILRPQASDYKTAVNQNRVQDYGLTLNEQQKTIVLEAVSLCTGTNPGIYCFKGPPGTGKSTVIISLIFQILSSYYLEEKSTDPPLILLAAPSNTAVDSLISKLSTMKLAIPPELKYKIKLVRIGPETSISDDVRGYSLPKLAEKHLQVKNQDHPKFKVAKSKNENLVEFAKKFFGNQYINELKQCENLIIEKSNIICTTLNSCINGRLTGAVNEGLIKFTCCIIDEATQCHEVESLLPTLIRINKFVLVGDPQQLNATIMNRDAVKFGFEQSLFTRLANNFGTDPRSPIKMLTDQYRMHPEICSFPNKKFYNGLLRTVAIPSNKLPEEIQPYLVFNCEKMCQGDDYTNMDEVVLIKKLLSTIFDVVNSSVKYSVGIITPYNAQKDLINNNIEDLINQNRNCKITANTVDSFQGSENDIIIISCVRDSSNSFLQNGNRLNVALTRAKQALYIIGNYTLFKECRLLYDLREDAKKRKLLLDIKQNPHTIHNFKQYLIRRCNSKIGF, encoded by the exons atggaaattatcgTCCAG GTATTGGCAATGATGGGGACAAAATGGTATCTGGAACAAATAGAAACTGGCACTATCATTGATATAGATATGTCAGAGAATATGGTAGGCCGAAATGCCAATGCAAAAGTATGTTTACCTAATAATAAAGTCTCAAGACTGCATGCGAACTTTGTGGTGAACTTTGAAGGCAGCTTGTGTATTCAGGATCTGaag agtgTCAATGGTACATTTGTCAATGGAATGCAAATTGCTGTGTATTCATTGCATCAAATCAATGCAGGAGACATTGTTAGCTTTGGTTTAGACTCCCTCAATACAGTTGAATGCAGTAAGGATAAGGTGTGTTTCTTTAAAGTTGTGCAG AAGCTTTCTGTCCAAGCACCTCTGACTGATTCCATAGCAGACATTCAAGATAGAATCAATGAATGTCTTCCTTGGCCAGTTAATGCAAAGGGACCACAAAGCAGCAGTGTCATAGATCTGTCCTCTGACACAAGCAGCACCAAGTCTGTGGAAATTATTGACATCTCTAATATTTGTCCAACAAAACTAGGAATTTCTGAAGCTTCTTCTGTGCCTGAACCCTCCAGAAGTCCTGCAGTTGTCTCTGTACCAAATAATTGTAAACAAGCTCAGGCTTTAGATGCTCATGGCCGTCTATTGAAGTTAAGAAGTTTGAATCGGAGGCTGACCGTAGAGTGTGATAGTTTAAAGCAAATTGAGTTGGTGGTCTCAGAGCCATCAAAAGAACTTCAAGAATCATCAAATGACTTTAAATCACTACCATGGAACTTAGATAAAGAGGTATCTAATGTATCTACTTCACCACCCAAAGCACCTATTACACCAAGTTcaaagcaaaataaaacaaagaaagaCGCGATTCCAATAGATAATCATGGAGGTTTTTCAACGCTCAGGGACAACTCTGTAATTATTGAAATCCCTGAAGCCAATGAAGATGAAGACATGGACTTTTCCTGCAGCCAAATATTCCATTTATCTCAAATGGTCAAGCCTGAAGTTCCTGATGAAGCTTATCAGAGAATCAAGATTGAATTAGCAGAAATGGACTACTTTAATGACCCAGTGGTAGTGAATTTGGAGAAGTTGGATAATTCGGGGTTTGAGAATACTCAAGAGGTTTTTGAGTGTTTAGAGGACAGAGCCAAAACCATTGAAGAACCACATTCAAGCACTGATAATctcttaaaaactttaaaaagtgTTGAAGTTTCTGCAAGCaccaagaaaaaatattgtaaactACCGATTGTGGAGCCTCACAGAATGACAAGGACTAAGCGctctccaaaaaaaaaatctctgaGGACATGTGAGAAAGGTCCAATTAAGAGAAAATCCTCAATGGAAACTCCAGTGGAGAAGAAGAGAGTCAAAAATACTACAATCAATCCTCTGAGTTACACACCAAAGGATATTTTAGCCGAATTGAAACGGAGGCATAGTGCCTCTCCGGACGTCGGCAAAGTGGAGAAAGAGACAATAAAGGAGAAAAGACGTAAAAGGCTTAAAGAATTATCCTCCAATGGCAAGTTACCAGATACAGAGGGTGCTAAAACGGAAAAACCTCCACAGGAAGTGGAGGTTAACagggaaaaaggaaaaaggcGTATTTCTGGGCAGCCTACTGTAAAAACCGTTCTAGGAATGGAATTAGATGTGAGGAAGTCTGCGCAATCAATACGAAGATCTTCACTAAACAAAACTAGAACCCGGAGTTCCAGTAGAAGCGAAGCTTTTATgcaaactgcaaaaaaatatgcGGATAAAGTTTTGCCAACAGAGCCAGaatcaaaatgtttaacaaaATCTAGAAGAACAGGCTACAGACAAGACAATTTAGGAGAGCAAAGTTCTTCCACAAAGTCCGagcaaacaaaagaaaaaaaaaatcttaatgcGGAAGCAGAAAGGGGCGAAGTCATAGGAAAAACCAGAAGAACTGGTGAGCCAAGTTGTTCTACTTTCAAGCATTCCTCAGAACTGACTCGAGGTAAATGTGTTAATAATGTTGATGTGTATGACGAGGACAAGCTAGGAAAAGGACCCGAGAAAATTCAACTCaggaaaaaaagtatttgtgaAATCAAAAAGAGTTCTGCAGAAATCAAGTCATCTGAAAACTTAGAAGCTTCTACTGTATCTAGAAGAAAAAGCGGTGGCCTGGATGTAGAGAGTTCGACAACCAGTATAAAACAGAGACTCTCCTCTACTCATGTCACTTCATCTTCGTCACATTCTGAAAATAGTTCTTCAACAGATGCAGATAGAAGAAAGATAGTTAAAGAGGACGCAGTTGGGCCTCCTAGGTCTTCCAAGCGGCTCCGCGGATGTagtgaaaaacaaattgtagCACTGGAAAATGATCCGCCAGAAAATCTTTTAGGCAAAGAACATCGCATTTTTACAccttctaaaaatatttcttcaacAGTTATAAGTACATTTAAAGGAAAGAGCATTCTTAATAAGCCCGCAATTGAGCTTTCTTCTTTTCCTTCTAGTAGAAGGCAAAGTGTGGCAATGAAAAATGATCCACCAGAAAAATCTTTGGTTGGAGTCACTTCTCGAAAGAAGAATGTTGAGATGGGGATCCCAAGTCAGGCCAgttctgaaacaaaaaatgtcaattgcCAGCAGAAGTATTCAGGAAATAGTGCTTGCCAAAGTATTAGTCATGAACGTAATGCAATTTCTTCGAAACTAGTTTCTGAACGTCCTAGAATGAATAGTATTTCTGCAAAAGCGTTGCCCACTAATAATGATTATGAAGGAAAATCTGACCGAAGTGGCTCCCTAACTGcatttgctaaaaattttaaatcgagTAGTGATAACAACGGCCaattgattttattcaattctGCTAATCAACTTGTTCCGAGTTTCCAACAGAATAGTTACAATTTACGAAGGACGAAGTCTTCAGACGCTATAGAG ttttcCGGAAACCAATGCAAAGATCAATCAAAGATGCAATCCTCGATTCAAAGAAGCACTGCAATGCATAGTTCCTGTTCCTCGAATATTCCTTCTGCTCATAACTTGAACGTAGATCCTAGAGTACATAGACAACGTCATCAATGTTCTGGTTATCTTAATAACCGAAGAGAAGAGGCGAATATGCGTCTCATGTGGACTAATGGTGGACCAGCTCGGAAGCCCATTTCAAG ATTACCATTGATAAGCGTAGATGATGTAACCACAAAAATGGTTCATTGGTGGCCAAATTGGTTATTAGAGCAAGTGAACAACGACCATAGTCCTCCGATAAACAACCCTCCAGCCgaaaaaattccattgaaGTTTCGCGACTCCAATCAATATTACGATATGTTTTCCAAGCTGGTTTTATTGGAGACGTggcaatattgttttaaaggGTTTCGGGAGTCTGTTGA aaattattttagggAACCTACTAAAGTTAAAATAGAACACGTCAGGGTAGTTAACGGTTGTCTTTTGTTGGATTGCGGAT ACTACATTTCACGAGAGCAAGTAAAACGTGGAAACTATTACAAGACCGATGATTTTGTTATGTTAGAAATGGTCGTCACGGACCGGAAGAATTCTTATGCCTCCTTAAATTTTGCGCTGGTTCAGAAAAGCAGAAAGACATTATTGAAGAACGAGACAATGATTTATATAAAAC TAGGCGATCTGTGCCGAGGAGAACCTCATGCAAAGGTGGAATTCACAATGATGACTCGTTACCAGCCTGACAAAGAAATCAATTTAAAGAAAGTGCCCATCATTAAGCTTGTGGGCAATGTTCGGTCGTACCTGATGCTCATACGTGCAATAAAAGACATCATGCATTCCCCTCTCTGTTCCATGATCTTACGTCCGCAAGCTTCGGACTACAAAACGGCTGTTAATCAAAATCGTGTTCAGGATTATGGG CTTACCTTGAACGAACAGCAAAAGACCATCGTACTAGAAGCAGTCAGTTTATGTACAGGAACAAACCCCGGTATCTACTGTTTTAAAGGACCTCCGGGAACAGGCAAATCCACTGTGATTATAAGTCTTATTTTCCAAATACTCTCTTCTTATTATCTTGAAGAGAAAAGCACAGATCCCCCATTGATATTATTGGCCGCTCCGTCTAACACCGCCGTCGACagtttgatttcaaaattgtcGACAATGAAGTTGGCGATACCTCCAG aaCTGAAATATAAGATAAAACTAGTACGCATTGGACCTGAAACGAGCATAAGCGACGATGTAAGGGGGTACTCCTTACCGAAGTTAGCCGAGAAACATCTCCAGGTGAAAAACCAGGATCATCCAAAGTTTAAA GTcgcaaaaagcaaaaatgagaATCTAgtggaatttgctaaaaaatttTTCGGGAATCAATATATAAACGAACTAAAACAATGTGAAAACCTTATAATCGAAAAGAGCAATATCATCTGCACTACTCTAAATAGCTGCATCAATGGCCGTCTCACCGGGGCTGTAAATGA GGGTTTGATCAAGTTCACATGCTGCATAATTGATGAAGCTACACAATGTCACGAGGTTGAATCCCTTTTGCCCACTCTTATAAGAATTAATAAGTTTGTTTTGGTTGGCGATCCACAACAATTAAATGCAACGATAATGAACAGG gACGCAGTGAAGTTCGGCTTCGAACAAAGTTTGTTCACTAGATTAGCGAACAATTTTGGAACCGATCCCAGGTCGCCGATTAAGATGCTTACCGATCAATACAGGATGCATCCGGAAATATGTTCCTTTCccaataagaaattttataatggCCTACTTAG AACTGTAGCCATACCTTCGAATAAATTACCGGAAGAAATTCAGCcatatttggtttttaattgtgaaaaaatgtgTCAAGGTGATGACTATACAAACATGGACGAAGTCGTGTTGATCAAAAAATTGCTGTCCACAATATTTGATGTGGTTAATTCTAGCGTAAAGTACTCGGTGGGAATTATCACTCCTTATAATGCTCAGAAGGatttgattaataataatatcgaGGATTTAAT AAATCAAAATCGAAACTGTAAAATCACCGCTAACACGGTAGATAGTTTTCAGGGATCGGAAAAtgacataataataatttcatgcGTGCGCGATTCCTCAAACTCTTTCTTGCAAAACGGAAATAGGCTGAATGTCGCCCTTACTAGGGCGAAACAAGCGTTGTATATTATAGGAAATTACACGTTGTTTAAG GAATGCAGGCTGCTCTATGACCTGCGAGAAGACGCTAAAAAAAGGAAGTTGTTATTGGATATCAAACAAAACCCCCATACTATCCATAATTTCAAACAGTACCTTATTAGGAGATGTAACAGTAAAATTGGATTCTAG
- the LOC136411951 gene encoding probable helicase senataxin isoform X3, which yields MEIIVQVLAMMGTKWYLEQIETGTIIDIDMSENMVGRNANAKVCLPNNKVSRLHANFVVNFEGSLCIQDLKSVNGTFVNGMQIAVYSLHQINAGDIVSFGLDSLNTVECSKDKVCFFKVVQKLSVQAPLTDSIADIQDRINECLPWPVNAKGPQSSSVIDLSSDTSSTKSVEIIDISNICPTKLGISEASSVPEPSRSPAVVSVPNNCKQAQALDAHGRLLKLRSLNRRLTVECDSLKQIELVVSEPSKELQESSNDFKSLPWNLDKEVSNVSTSPPKAPITPSSKQNKTKKDAIPIDNHGGFSTLRDNSVIIEIPEANEDEDMDFSCSQIFHLSQMVKPEVPDEAYQRIKIELAEMDYFNDPVVVNLEKLDNSGFENTQEVFECLEDRAKTIEEPHSSTDNLLKTLKSVEVSASTKKKYCKLPIVEPHRMTRTKRSPKKKSLRTCEKGPIKRKSSMETPVEKKRVKNTTINPLSYTPKDILAELKRRHSASPDVGKVEKETIKEKRRKRLKELSSNGKLPDTEGAKTEKPPQEVEVNREKGKRRISGQPTVKTVLGMELDVRKSAQSIRRSSLNKTRTRSSSRSEAFMQTAKKYADKVLPTEPESKCLTKSRRTGYRQDNLGEQSSSTKSEQTKEKKNLNAEAERGEVIGKTRRTGEPSCSTFKHSSELTRGKCVNNVDVYDEDKLGKGPEKIQLRKKSICEIKKSSAEIKSSENLEASTVSRRKSGGLDVESSTTSIKQRLSSTHVTSSSSHSENSSSTDADRRKIVKEDAVGPPRSSKRLRGCSEKQIVALENDPPENLLGKEHRIFTPSKNISSTVISTFKGKSILNKPAIELSSFPSSRRQSVAMKNDPPEKSLVGVTSRKKNVEMGIPSQASSETKNVNCQQKYSGNSACQSISHERNAISSKLVSERPRMNSISAKALPTNNDYEGKSDRSGSLTAFAKNFKSSSDNNGQLILFNSANQLVPSFQQNSYNLRRTKSSDAIEFSGNQCKDQSKMQSSIQRSTAMHSSCSSNIPSAHNLNVDPRVHRQRHQCSGYLNNRREEANMRLMWTNGGPARKPISRLPLISVDDVTTKMVHWWPNWLLEQVNNDHSPPINNPPAEKIPLKFRDSNQYYDMFSKLVLLETWQYCFKGFRESVEEPTKVKIEHVRVVNGCLLLDCGYYISREQVKRGNYYKTDDFVMLEMVVTDRKNSYASLNFALVQKSRKTLLKNETMIYIKLGDLCRGEPHAKVEFTMMTRYQPDKEINLKKVPIIKLVGNVRSYLMLIRAIKDIMHSPLCSMILRPQASDYKTAVNQNRVQDYGLTLNEQQKTIVLEAVSLCTGTNPGIYCFKGPPGTGKSTVIISLIFQILSSYYLEEKSTDPPLILLAAPSNTAVDSLISKLSTMKLAIPPELKYKIKLVRIGPETSISDDVRGYSLPKLAEKHLQVKNQDHPKFKVAKSKNENLVEFAKKFFGNQYINELKQCENLIIEKSNIICTTLNSCINGRLTGAVNEGLIKFTCCIIDEATQCHEVESLLPTLIRINKFVLVGDPQQLNATIMNRDAVKFGFEQSLFTRLANNFGTDPRSPIKMLTDQYRMHPEICSFPNKKFYNGLLRTVAIPSNKLPEEIQPYLVFNCEKMCQGDDYTNMDEVVLIKKLLSTIFDVVNSSVKYSVGIITPYNAQKDLINNNIEDLINQNRNCKITANTVDSFQGSENDIIIISCVRDSSNSFLQNGNRLNVALTRAKQALYIIGNYTLFKECRLLYDLREDAKKRKLLLDIKQNPHTIHNFKQYLIRRCNSKIGF from the exons atggaaattatcgTCCAG GTATTGGCAATGATGGGGACAAAATGGTATCTGGAACAAATAGAAACTGGCACTATCATTGATATAGATATGTCAGAGAATATGGTAGGCCGAAATGCCAATGCAAAAGTATGTTTACCTAATAATAAAGTCTCAAGACTGCATGCGAACTTTGTGGTGAACTTTGAAGGCAGCTTGTGTATTCAGGATCTGaag agtgTCAATGGTACATTTGTCAATGGAATGCAAATTGCTGTGTATTCATTGCATCAAATCAATGCAGGAGACATTGTTAGCTTTGGTTTAGACTCCCTCAATACAGTTGAATGCAGTAAGGATAAGGTGTGTTTCTTTAAAGTTGTGCAG AAGCTTTCTGTCCAAGCACCTCTGACTGATTCCATAGCAGACATTCAAGATAGAATCAATGAATGTCTTCCTTGGCCAGTTAATGCAAAGGGACCACAAAGCAGCAGTGTCATAGATCTGTCCTCTGACACAAGCAGCACCAAGTCTGTGGAAATTATTGACATCTCTAATATTTGTCCAACAAAACTAGGAATTTCTGAAGCTTCTTCTGTGCCTGAACCCTCCAGAAGTCCTGCAGTTGTCTCTGTACCAAATAATTGTAAACAAGCTCAGGCTTTAGATGCTCATGGCCGTCTATTGAAGTTAAGAAGTTTGAATCGGAGGCTGACCGTAGAGTGTGATAGTTTAAAGCAAATTGAGTTGGTGGTCTCAGAGCCATCAAAAGAACTTCAAGAATCATCAAATGACTTTAAATCACTACCATGGAACTTAGATAAAGAGGTATCTAATGTATCTACTTCACCACCCAAAGCACCTATTACACCAAGTTcaaagcaaaataaaacaaagaaagaCGCGATTCCAATAGATAATCATGGAGGTTTTTCAACGCTCAGGGACAACTCTGTAATTATTGAAATCCCTGAAGCCAATGAAGATGAAGACATGGACTTTTCCTGCAGCCAAATATTCCATTTATCTCAAATGGTCAAGCCTGAAGTTCCTGATGAAGCTTATCAGAGAATCAAGATTGAATTAGCAGAAATGGACTACTTTAATGACCCAGTGGTAGTGAATTTGGAGAAGTTGGATAATTCGGGGTTTGAGAATACTCAAGAGGTTTTTGAGTGTTTAGAGGACAGAGCCAAAACCATTGAAGAACCACATTCAAGCACTGATAATctcttaaaaactttaaaaagtgTTGAAGTTTCTGCAAGCaccaagaaaaaatattgtaaactACCGATTGTGGAGCCTCACAGAATGACAAGGACTAAGCGctctccaaaaaaaaaatctctgaGGACATGTGAGAAAGGTCCAATTAAGAGAAAATCCTCAATGGAAACTCCAGTGGAGAAGAAGAGAGTCAAAAATACTACAATCAATCCTCTGAGTTACACACCAAAGGATATTTTAGCCGAATTGAAACGGAGGCATAGTGCCTCTCCGGACGTCGGCAAAGTGGAGAAAGAGACAATAAAGGAGAAAAGACGTAAAAGGCTTAAAGAATTATCCTCCAATGGCAAGTTACCAGATACAGAGGGTGCTAAAACGGAAAAACCTCCACAGGAAGTGGAGGTTAACagggaaaaaggaaaaaggcGTATTTCTGGGCAGCCTACTGTAAAAACCGTTCTAGGAATGGAATTAGATGTGAGGAAGTCTGCGCAATCAATACGAAGATCTTCACTAAACAAAACTAGAACCCGGAGTTCCAGTAGAAGCGAAGCTTTTATgcaaactgcaaaaaaatatgcGGATAAAGTTTTGCCAACAGAGCCAGaatcaaaatgtttaacaaaATCTAGAAGAACAGGCTACAGACAAGACAATTTAGGAGAGCAAAGTTCTTCCACAAAGTCCGagcaaacaaaagaaaaaaaaaatcttaatgcGGAAGCAGAAAGGGGCGAAGTCATAGGAAAAACCAGAAGAACTGGTGAGCCAAGTTGTTCTACTTTCAAGCATTCCTCAGAACTGACTCGAGGTAAATGTGTTAATAATGTTGATGTGTATGACGAGGACAAGCTAGGAAAAGGACCCGAGAAAATTCAACTCaggaaaaaaagtatttgtgaAATCAAAAAGAGTTCTGCAGAAATCAAGTCATCTGAAAACTTAGAAGCTTCTACTGTATCTAGAAGAAAAAGCGGTGGCCTGGATGTAGAGAGTTCGACAACCAGTATAAAACAGAGACTCTCCTCTACTCATGTCACTTCATCTTCGTCACATTCTGAAAATAGTTCTTCAACAGATGCAGATAGAAGAAAGATAGTTAAAGAGGACGCAGTTGGGCCTCCTAGGTCTTCCAAGCGGCTCCGCGGATGTagtgaaaaacaaattgtagCACTGGAAAATGATCCGCCAGAAAATCTTTTAGGCAAAGAACATCGCATTTTTACAccttctaaaaatatttcttcaacAGTTATAAGTACATTTAAAGGAAAGAGCATTCTTAATAAGCCCGCAATTGAGCTTTCTTCTTTTCCTTCTAGTAGAAGGCAAAGTGTGGCAATGAAAAATGATCCACCAGAAAAATCTTTGGTTGGAGTCACTTCTCGAAAGAAGAATGTTGAGATGGGGATCCCAAGTCAGGCCAgttctgaaacaaaaaatgtcaattgcCAGCAGAAGTATTCAGGAAATAGTGCTTGCCAAAGTATTAGTCATGAACGTAATGCAATTTCTTCGAAACTAGTTTCTGAACGTCCTAGAATGAATAGTATTTCTGCAAAAGCGTTGCCCACTAATAATGATTATGAAGGAAAATCTGACCGAAGTGGCTCCCTAACTGcatttgctaaaaattttaaatcgagTAGTGATAACAACGGCCaattgattttattcaattctGCTAATCAACTTGTTCCGAGTTTCCAACAGAATAGTTACAATTTACGAAGGACGAAGTCTTCAGACGCTATAGAG ttttcCGGAAACCAATGCAAAGATCAATCAAAGATGCAATCCTCGATTCAAAGAAGCACTGCAATGCATAGTTCCTGTTCCTCGAATATTCCTTCTGCTCATAACTTGAACGTAGATCCTAGAGTACATAGACAACGTCATCAATGTTCTGGTTATCTTAATAACCGAAGAGAAGAGGCGAATATGCGTCTCATGTGGACTAATGGTGGACCAGCTCGGAAGCCCATTTCAAG ATTACCATTGATAAGCGTAGATGATGTAACCACAAAAATGGTTCATTGGTGGCCAAATTGGTTATTAGAGCAAGTGAACAACGACCATAGTCCTCCGATAAACAACCCTCCAGCCgaaaaaattccattgaaGTTTCGCGACTCCAATCAATATTACGATATGTTTTCCAAGCTGGTTTTATTGGAGACGTggcaatattgttttaaaggGTTTCGGGAGTCTGTTGA ggAACCTACTAAAGTTAAAATAGAACACGTCAGGGTAGTTAACGGTTGTCTTTTGTTGGATTGCGGAT ACTACATTTCACGAGAGCAAGTAAAACGTGGAAACTATTACAAGACCGATGATTTTGTTATGTTAGAAATGGTCGTCACGGACCGGAAGAATTCTTATGCCTCCTTAAATTTTGCGCTGGTTCAGAAAAGCAGAAAGACATTATTGAAGAACGAGACAATGATTTATATAAAAC TAGGCGATCTGTGCCGAGGAGAACCTCATGCAAAGGTGGAATTCACAATGATGACTCGTTACCAGCCTGACAAAGAAATCAATTTAAAGAAAGTGCCCATCATTAAGCTTGTGGGCAATGTTCGGTCGTACCTGATGCTCATACGTGCAATAAAAGACATCATGCATTCCCCTCTCTGTTCCATGATCTTACGTCCGCAAGCTTCGGACTACAAAACGGCTGTTAATCAAAATCGTGTTCAGGATTATGGG CTTACCTTGAACGAACAGCAAAAGACCATCGTACTAGAAGCAGTCAGTTTATGTACAGGAACAAACCCCGGTATCTACTGTTTTAAAGGACCTCCGGGAACAGGCAAATCCACTGTGATTATAAGTCTTATTTTCCAAATACTCTCTTCTTATTATCTTGAAGAGAAAAGCACAGATCCCCCATTGATATTATTGGCCGCTCCGTCTAACACCGCCGTCGACagtttgatttcaaaattgtcGACAATGAAGTTGGCGATACCTCCAG aaCTGAAATATAAGATAAAACTAGTACGCATTGGACCTGAAACGAGCATAAGCGACGATGTAAGGGGGTACTCCTTACCGAAGTTAGCCGAGAAACATCTCCAGGTGAAAAACCAGGATCATCCAAAGTTTAAA GTcgcaaaaagcaaaaatgagaATCTAgtggaatttgctaaaaaatttTTCGGGAATCAATATATAAACGAACTAAAACAATGTGAAAACCTTATAATCGAAAAGAGCAATATCATCTGCACTACTCTAAATAGCTGCATCAATGGCCGTCTCACCGGGGCTGTAAATGA GGGTTTGATCAAGTTCACATGCTGCATAATTGATGAAGCTACACAATGTCACGAGGTTGAATCCCTTTTGCCCACTCTTATAAGAATTAATAAGTTTGTTTTGGTTGGCGATCCACAACAATTAAATGCAACGATAATGAACAGG gACGCAGTGAAGTTCGGCTTCGAACAAAGTTTGTTCACTAGATTAGCGAACAATTTTGGAACCGATCCCAGGTCGCCGATTAAGATGCTTACCGATCAATACAGGATGCATCCGGAAATATGTTCCTTTCccaataagaaattttataatggCCTACTTAG AACTGTAGCCATACCTTCGAATAAATTACCGGAAGAAATTCAGCcatatttggtttttaattgtgaaaaaatgtgTCAAGGTGATGACTATACAAACATGGACGAAGTCGTGTTGATCAAAAAATTGCTGTCCACAATATTTGATGTGGTTAATTCTAGCGTAAAGTACTCGGTGGGAATTATCACTCCTTATAATGCTCAGAAGGatttgattaataataatatcgaGGATTTAAT AAATCAAAATCGAAACTGTAAAATCACCGCTAACACGGTAGATAGTTTTCAGGGATCGGAAAAtgacataataataatttcatgcGTGCGCGATTCCTCAAACTCTTTCTTGCAAAACGGAAATAGGCTGAATGTCGCCCTTACTAGGGCGAAACAAGCGTTGTATATTATAGGAAATTACACGTTGTTTAAG GAATGCAGGCTGCTCTATGACCTGCGAGAAGACGCTAAAAAAAGGAAGTTGTTATTGGATATCAAACAAAACCCCCATACTATCCATAATTTCAAACAGTACCTTATTAGGAGATGTAACAGTAAAATTGGATTCTAG